Proteins found in one Coffea eugenioides isolate CCC68of chromosome 5, Ceug_1.0, whole genome shotgun sequence genomic segment:
- the LOC113771336 gene encoding uncharacterized protein LOC113771336 translates to MMQPPEKQLSVTWRGKKFILEMKHGANLKELGDKLQQLTNVKVDTLRLIVPTNKGSKMLYPFSDEHSYLPLEAASAIEGKPIRMMGVPENEVEEVLENAKKDPRIAGFDEEEKRMRQRTLDGHNSFVRLPQGTYIFSEFHTLSIPGIELSPPASEALKLMHRLAADPGIVAIMNKVGIMSEMAPVGYVGVSPKCILGFNKNHGEEISLRLRTDDLNGFRKYESIKKTLLHELAHMVYSEHDANFYALDKQLNKEAVALDWTKSTGHTLNGFRHGLHAEDEFDGHVSLSRKLGGNESHFSNARASAVAAAYHRVANACTNVSAAVNKRDEPDPDDSGFTNCCEPDSLHAEGETKDGHPNIASSMKLVDEHEIHDSEAEPDPDDSESMGAMESESYLVSGGSQITIEPDPDDLEVLTSAADKESVLCNLKVPLTDHSVVGPNFFGAKEGTGNLNQLDVIHVEPDPEDSQAGDSDDKMIVIAERMSMGQGDEPDPDDLELKRIKDPVTAVYGRIQKAVEKLITEVNHSDAGGVLQTLCKIIRNIVEHPDEMKFRRIRKANAIIQRNILQYGAATEILQLVGFSDDVIFDVTGKAETYLALKRNDPGLLWLVKSSLESSTT, encoded by the exons ATGATGCAGCCACCTGAGAAGCAGTTATCAGTTACATGGAGGGGGAAGAAATTTATCCTTGAGATGAAACATGGTGCTAATCTAAAAGAGTTGGGGGACAAATTACAACAACTCACCAATGTCAAAGTTGATACATTGCGGCTGATTGTTCCTACCAATAAAGGTTCTAAAATGCTATACCCTTTCTCAG ATGAGCACTCTTATCTCCCATTGGAAGCTGCATCTGCTATTGAG GGAAAACCTATAAGGATGATGGGAGTGCCTGAAAATGAAGTGGAAGAGGTtctagaaaatgcaaagaaagaccCTCGAATAGCTGGATTTGATGAAGAGGAGAAAAGAATGAGGCAGCGAACTCTTGATGGACACAATTCATTTGTAAGACTTCCACAAGGGACTTACATATTCTCTGAGTTCCACACACTTAGTATTCCAGGAATTGAG TTGAGTCCTCCTGCTTCGGAGGCTTTGAAATTAATGCATAGGCTTGCTGCAGATCCTGGAATTGTTGCAATCATGAATAAG GTGGGGATAATGTCAGAGATGGCTCCAGTTGGTTATGTTGGAGTCAGTCCTAAATGCATCCTTGGTTTCAACAAG AATCACGGAGAGGAAATTTCTTTGCGACTTCGAACTGATGACCTCAATGGTTTTAGGAAATATGAAAGCATTAAGAAGACTCTCCTGCATGAACTT GCACATATGGTGTACTCTGAACATGATGCAAATTTTTATGCTTTAGACAAACAG TTGAATAAAGAAGCTGTTGCCTTGGATTGGACAAAATCAACAGGCCACACTCTGAATGGATTCAGACATGGACTACATGCTGAGGATGAGTTTGATGGTCATGTAAGTTTGTCACGAAAACTTGGAGGCAATGAATCACATTTTTCTAATGCCCGTGCGTCTGCAGTGGCTGCTGCATATCATCGAGTTGCAAATGCGTGTACAAATGTCTCAGCAGCAGTAAATAAGCGTGACGAACCTGACCCTGATGATTCTGGATTTACTAACTGTTGTGAACCTGACAGCTTGCATGCTGAAGGGGAAACTAAAGATGGCCATCCTAATATAGCCAGTTCAATGAAGCTTGTTGATGAACACGAGATTCATGATAGTGAGGCTGAACCTGATCCTGATGATAGTGAGAGCATGGGTGCCATGGAATCCGAATCCTATTTGGTATCTGGTGGAAGTCAGATAACAATTGAGCCAGATCCTGATGATCTGGAAGTTTTGACAAGTGCTGCAGATAAAGAATCTGTTCTGTGCAATTTGAAGGTTCCATTGACAGATCATAGTGTGGTTGGACCAAATTTCTTTGGAGCAAAGGAGGGCACTGGAAATTTGAATCAGCTAGATGTTATACATGTGGAACCTGATCCAGAAGATTCTCAAGCAGGAGACAGTGATGACAAGATGATAGTGATTGCAGAGAGAATGTCAATGGGGCAGGGAGATGAGCCTGATCCAGATGACCTGGAGCTAAAGAGAATTAAAGACCCTGTCACTGCTGTTTATGGTCGTATACAGAAGGCAGTGGAGAAGCTAATAACTGAAGTAAATCACTCGGATGCTGGTGGTGTCTTGCAAACCCTGTGCAAGATAATAAG GAATATTGTTGAACACCCTGATGAAATGAAATTTCGAAGAATACGCAAG GCTAATGCTATTATTCAGAGGAATATTCTTCAATATGGAG CTGCTACAGAAATCTTACAATTGGTTGGGTTCAGTGACGATGTAATCTTTGACGTAACAGGGAAGGCAGAAACTTATTTGGCTTTAAAGCGTAATGACCCTGGCTTACTGTGGTTGGTTAAAAGCTCTCTTGAGAGCTCCACTACTTGA